In a single window of the Bacillus clarus genome:
- the potA gene encoding spermidine/putrescine ABC transporter ATP-binding protein PotA, producing the protein MKKIIKVEAVEKHFGNQVIIPPLSLDIKEGEFVTILGPSGCGKTTLLRMIAGFETPTKGNLLLDDERMNDLPPYKRHMNLVFQHYALFPHMNVEKNICFGMKMQKVPAAEQKERAEEAMRLTQLLEFRNRKPAKLSGGQQQRVAIARAIVNNPRVLLLDEPLGALDFKLRKDLQRELKNLQRNLGITFIYVTHDQEEAMSMSDRIVVMNKGHIEQVGTPKEIYNQPKTLFVATFIGENNIVKTGENYVAVRPENVKVRSVEQPILKEYHLGHIEDIEFVGNMEKLYVRDEKTSELLMAYQTAEEVAQWSIGDNVYVGWEQEDEVTLN; encoded by the coding sequence ATGAAAAAGATTATTAAAGTTGAAGCAGTAGAAAAACATTTTGGAAATCAAGTGATTATCCCACCTCTTTCTTTAGATATTAAAGAAGGGGAATTTGTAACGATTTTAGGACCGAGTGGTTGCGGGAAAACGACTTTACTTCGTATGATCGCGGGTTTTGAAACTCCAACTAAAGGGAATCTTTTATTAGATGATGAAAGAATGAACGATTTGCCGCCGTACAAGCGTCATATGAATTTAGTGTTCCAACATTACGCACTATTCCCACATATGAATGTTGAAAAAAATATTTGTTTCGGCATGAAAATGCAAAAAGTACCAGCAGCAGAACAGAAAGAACGTGCTGAAGAGGCAATGCGTTTAACGCAGTTACTTGAGTTCCGTAATCGTAAACCTGCAAAGCTTTCTGGTGGACAACAACAGCGTGTTGCAATTGCAAGGGCAATTGTAAACAACCCGCGTGTATTACTATTAGATGAGCCACTTGGAGCGCTTGACTTTAAGTTGAGAAAAGATTTGCAACGTGAATTGAAAAACTTACAACGTAATTTAGGGATTACATTTATATATGTAACGCACGATCAAGAAGAAGCGATGAGCATGAGTGATCGTATTGTCGTTATGAATAAAGGGCATATCGAACAAGTCGGAACGCCGAAAGAAATTTATAATCAGCCGAAAACATTGTTCGTTGCGACGTTCATCGGTGAAAATAATATCGTGAAAACTGGGGAAAACTACGTAGCAGTTCGCCCTGAAAATGTAAAAGTTCGTTCGGTTGAGCAACCAATTTTAAAAGAATACCATCTTGGGCATATTGAAGATATTGAGTTTGTTGGAAATATGGAAAAGCTTTATGTACGTGATGAGAAAACATCAGAATTACTAATGGCATACCAAACTGCTGAAGAAGTAGCGCAGTGGAGCATTGGAGATAATGTATACGTAGGCTGGGAGCAAGAGGACGAGGTGACCTTAAATTGA